CTAAAGAAATCAGCATCAGGGTTCAAGAAATTGACCCCAAAAATGATTATGGTGCTGGTATCCTCCTGGATATTTTGACACGTCCAGCCGAGGAAGATGATTGAATAGTCAAAAGTCAAGAGTCAAGAGTTATTTGACAAATGACAAATACCAACACTCAACGGTCAAAATTTACAAACCATGATGAAGAGTTTTTCTTTTTCTCTACCCTTATCCACATTTAACCTGCCAGAAAATCCCCTTCCTAATACTGTTCCCTTATCTCCTGTTAGTCTTCCTAGTACTAACTCTCCTTGGTATGCAGCACCAGTAATTGTCATGCCTTCAACTTCTCAATTTAGATTCTAAAAAGTTATGCAAGGTAGGGATTGGCTACTTACTGGAGACGGTCAGTATCAGATCTGTAAAGCTGTCAGAGCATGGGATTTATTGCGAGAAAATTATCGCCTCTATCGTTTTTTGACTGAGGTGGAAGATGTTCTCAATGGTGTTGAGGATGAATCTAGCCGTCTACCAGAAATTAGGATGTTGGTGAGGCGCTTAATTGCCAATTCCTACTGGGTCAAAAGTCAACATTTAGAACCTTGTCCCAAAACAGGAACTTCTGTACTTCTCTTATACGATGAATTGGGTTTTCCGTTGACAGTCCAAACAGTAACTTTTGCACCAGGGACAACTTCAACGATTCATAATCATGGAACTTGGGGAGTTGTGGCGGTGTTAAAAGGTGAAGAAAAAAACACCTTTTGGCGGCGTAAAGATGACTCAAAATCTCCATATCAAATTGAACAAACGGGAGAAATAACTTTATCCCCAGGTGATATTGTTAGCTTCACTCCCGATGCAATTCACAGCGTGCAAGCAGTCGGTGATGAACCAACTGTGACTTTTAATATTTATGGGGAAACTGATCCAAAACAAAGATTTGAGTTTGATTTAGTTACCCAAACTGCACGTAAGTTTTAAGAAGGCAGGAGGCAGGAGGGAAGAATTTACTTACTCAGCACTTTTAACTCAGCACTCAGCACTTTATAGAGGGGAATCTGCGTAAGTCCTAAACCATAAAGTGGATTAGGAGCAAGTACAATGGCAAGAGTAATTTTTTATGAAAAACCAGGCTGTAAAAATGGCACTCGGCAAAAAGTGTTGCTGACTGCGGCTGGTCATGAAGTAATTGCATATAACTTATTAACCGAACCTTGGACAATTCAGGGTTTACGGTCGTTTTTTGGCGATCGCCCTGTAGCTGAATGGTTTAATCGGGCTGCACCCAAGGTAAAATCTGGGGAAATCATACCCGAAAATATCGACGCAGAAACCGCCTTGGTGTTGATGTTGCGCGACCCGCTATTAATTCGCCGCCCTCTAATTCAAGTAGGCGATCGCCGCGAAGTCGGTTTTGAAGTCGAAAAGCTTGACGCTTGGATTGGCTTAAAACCTGTAGATGAATCCTTCCAAGCTATGAGTGAAGACCTGATGAGTAAGGATTTACAAGGTTGCGCCCACGGTGGTAATCATCATCATGAACATGGCCACGGTCATGGTAATTGCAAACATTAAATTAAGTACCTCTCCCTCCCAGCCTCCCTCTCCTACAAGGCGAGGGAGGAGCAACATCATAAGCTTTTCAAGCCTCTCTCCTAGTAGGGGAGAGGTTTAAAGAGGGGTTAAATCCAGTTCATCGAACGTCTTTTTCCTTTTAACTTTTTAACTAATGCTCAAATCTTGAAACATTGCTGTGCTGAGGTAACGTTCACCGAAGGAAGGCTGAATCATCACAATCAAACGACCAGCGTTTTCTGGTCGTTTTGCTACTTGCAATGCAGCACACAAAGCCGCACCAGAAGAAATCCCCGATAGTAAACCTTCTTCTTTGGCTAAACGCCGTCCATAAATCATTGCTTGGTCATCACTAACTCTGATGACTTCATCAACCAGTTCCAAGCGCAACACATCGGGGACAAATCCTGCACCGATACCTTGAATTTTATGTGCGCCAGCTTCGCCACCAGAGAGGACAGGGCTATTGCTGGGTTCAACTGC
This window of the Nostoc sp. HK-01 genome carries:
- a CDS encoding nitrogenase-associated protein, whose translation is MARVIFYEKPGCKNGTRQKVLLTAAGHEVIAYNLLTEPWTIQGLRSFFGDRPVAEWFNRAAPKVKSGEIIPENIDAETALVLMLRDPLLIRRPLIQVGDRREVGFEVEKLDAWIGLKPVDESFQAMSEDLMSKDLQGCAHGGNHHHEHGHGHGNCKH